A DNA window from Centroberyx gerrardi isolate f3 chromosome 3, fCenGer3.hap1.cur.20231027, whole genome shotgun sequence contains the following coding sequences:
- the mchr1a gene encoding melanin-concentrating hormone receptor 1 — MFLSEMPIPQQQCLIFFVIVIICLCFMQCPVAGPPHSSAILPTIFGIICFLGILGNCIVIYTIMKKTKCRAKQTVPDVFIFNLSIVDLLFLLGMPFLIHQLLGNGAWRFGATMCTVITALDSNSQIVSTYILTAMTLDRYLATVHPIRFNHVRTPCVAALVIGLVWVLSLLTIIPVWMYAGLMPLPDGLVGCALLLPNPVTDTYWFTLYQFFLAFALPLAIICLVFFKILQHMSTSVAPLPPRSLRVRTRKVTRMAVAICLAFFVCWAPYYILQLVHLGVQNPSLAFTYAYNIAISMGYANSCINPFLYIVLSETFKRQSLRAVRPVNRKFRVHPSTTDGGSVSLRMAPEGAQHDASSQQMIPANEQ; from the exons ATGTTTCTATCGGAGATGCCAATTCCACAACAACAG TGTCTGATCTTCTTTGTCATCGTCATCATCTGTCTTTGCTTTATGCAGTGCC CAGTGGCCGGGCCGCCACACAGCAGCGCCATCCTCCCAACCATCTTCGGCATCATCTGCTTTCTGGGCATCCTGGGGAACTGCATCGTCATCTACACCATCATGAAGAAGACCAAGTGCCGCGCCAAGCAGACGGTTCCGGACGTCTTCATCTTCAATCTGTCTATCGTCGATCTGCTGTTCCTCCTCGGGATGCCGTTCCTCATCCACCAGTTGCTCGGCAACGGCGCGTGGCGCTTCGGAGCCACCATGTGCACCGTCATTACCGCGCTCGACTCCAACAGCCAGATTGTCAGCACCTACATCCTCACCGCGATGACCCTCGACCGCTACCTGGCTACGGTGCATCCCATCCGCTTCAACCACGTCCGCACGCCTTGCGTGGCGGCGCTGGTCATCGGCCTGGTGTGGGTGCTGTCCCTGCTCACCATCATCCCCGTGTGGATGTACGCCGGCCTCATGCCCCTGCCGGACGGCCTGGTGGGCTGCGCTCTCCTCCTGCCCAACCCGGTCACCGACACCTACTGGTTTACGCTCTACCAGTTCTTCTTGGCCTTCGCTCTACCCTTGGCCATCATCTGCCTGGTCTTCTTCAAGATCCTCCAGCACATGTCCACCAGCGTGGCCCCGCTGCCTCCGCGGAGCTTGAGGGTACGCACCAGGAAAGTGACCCGGATGGCAGTGGCCATCTGCCTGGCTTTCTTCGTCTGCTGGGCCCCTTACTACATCCTCCAGCTGGTCCACTTGGGGGTGCAGAACCCAAGCCTGGCTTTCACCTACGCCTACAACATAGCCATAAGCATGGGCTACGCCAACAGTTGCATCAACCCGTTCCTCTACATTGTCCTCAGTGAGACCTTCAAGAGGCAGTCCCTCAGGGCCGTACGCCCCGTTAACAGGAAGTTCCGCGTCCACCCCAGCACCACAGATGGCGGCAGTGTGAGTCTGAGGATGGCACCTGAGGGAGCTCAGCACGACGCGTCATCCCAGCAGATGATACCAGCCAATGAACAGTGA